Proteins from a genomic interval of Bacteroidales bacterium:
- a CDS encoding type II toxin-antitoxin system HigB family toxin translates to MSSNWRNPHDVKMTYPNASILKNGRIVFNIKGNSCRLVVKFNFEKQWAFVRFIGTHNEYDNIDANTI, encoded by the coding sequence ATGAGCTCAAATTGGAGAAATCCACATGATGTTAAAATGACATACCCAAATGCAAGTATATTGAAAAATGGACGCATCGTTTTTAACATTAAAGGAAATTCATGTAGACTGGTTGTCAAATTCAACTTTGAAAAACAATGGGCATTTGTCAGATTTATTGGTACCCATAATGAATATGACAACATTGATGCAAACACGATTTAA
- a CDS encoding helix-turn-helix transcriptional regulator, with amino-acid sequence MKAMKAKDLLAERYGEKGSESREKFRDEAYSYYFGEIIRNRRKELHMSQERLAEAIGKKRPYISRIENGEDVRISNLLLVANALNLSIQLTPR; translated from the coding sequence ATGAAAGCAATGAAAGCAAAGGACTTATTGGCAGAACGCTACGGTGAAAAAGGTTCAGAAAGCAGAGAGAAATTCCGAGATGAAGCATATTCCTATTATTTCGGTGAGATTATAAGAAATAGACGGAAAGAATTACATATGAGCCAAGAGAGATTGGCTGAAGCTATAGGAAAGAAGCGCCCTTATATTTCTCGGATTGAAAATGGCGAAGATGTGAGAATTTCAAATCTATTGCTAGTAGCGAATGCTTTGAATTTATCGATTCAATTAACGCCTAGGTAA
- a CDS encoding type II toxin-antitoxin system RelE/ParE family toxin, protein MQGFTELRIKAGNEYRVLIFAIDHLNFSESTKAVCLNGFIKKSNKDYVKAIKEAEKILEEYLKSKEL, encoded by the coding sequence ATTCAAGGTTTTACAGAACTGCGAATTAAAGCAGGCAACGAATATCGAGTATTGATTTTTGCGATTGACCATTTGAATTTTTCTGAATCTACAAAGGCTGTTTGCTTGAATGGATTTATAAAAAAGTCGAACAAAGATTATGTTAAAGCAATCAAGGAAGCAGAGAAAATTTTAGAGGAATATTTAAAAAGTAAGGAATTATGA